The window GAAAAGCACTCCTCATCCTCTGTCCTCGAAGGAAGGAGACCTCGTGAGTTAAGTTACATAAGCCAAATCCAATGCCAAATTAGGCCAGGTTTTAAAAAGAGTACACATATTGATTTGCGTCCAGATCACTTTAACCTGGCACCGCTCCTCACCTAAGCCTCGTGGAAAATAGAGAGAAAAGCACAAACAGCTGCGTAAATACAGGCCGGATGCTGGAGAGCCTCTTTTCATTTTACCACTCAGAAAAACCAGCAGGAAGAGCTGAAAGGTTTCAGGAATGCTGCAAAAGAAAGGAGTgtgtttgtaagttttgttaAACCTGTCCTTTCTGTCAGCGCATATAAAAAGATTTGTGCACTGGAGTAAAACAATTACAAGGTCAAATgagactgaaaagaaaacaaattactgACATTGACGatgccaacattttttttattaaaaccttaatgaggattttgttttaaaaaatgtcaaccaTGCCTCTCtctgtgctgtttattttactttcattgcTCTCTGAACAAATTCATATCATGCAATTTATGACTAACTTTTCGTTGATCTTCCTTCCTTTCGTGCAGTTTCTTGCTCTGaccttctttgttttcttttcagttggATGTCGTGGCGTATGCGCCGTCGCTCCAGGACAATCTGTCTGTCCTTGGCCTTCGTAACCAttttcctccatctcctcctagCCCTcgtctttttttccattcaccACCTGCCCTGTGATGCCCCACTGCCACCCAGGACCCATGTCCTTAGAGACTTGGCACAGTGCAACACATCGATGAGAGTCAGGGGAAATTCTGAGCCTCCAACTGATAGCATCCAAAGACATACGCCCTATGAAGAGAGCAAAAAAGAGCCAAATGGTAATGCGCTCCCTGGCAAAATCTTCCCCCTGAAAGGGAGTAAAAGTACCCAAACCATGCAAAAGGGTGCAGGCCAGTATGGAAATGAATCTGGGGACTCTGATTTGTTGAAACTAAAGGCATTGTTTGACCATCCGCTTTACAACGTGCCCGGGCCGGTTGTCCCTGAGGACGACTGGCTTCTCAAAGTCAAACCAAAGGCCAAGGCAAGTGAGAGGAGCTCCCAGATGTGGTCAGTATGATCCAGTTTATCTActacagtctgtgtgtgtgtgtgactgtgtgtaaGTTATCCTCTGACAACTCCACTTGGGACTTTAGCAGTCAAAAAGTTCTTTCCtcaaacctttttctttaacaaagcgTACAAGGACTGCAAAACTAGCAGAATGTGTTGGAAATGAAGACAAATAACAGAATAACAGCTAAAAAATTTAGAGATCTTCATGTGTAGTTTGATACATAGTACACTTGGTTTCAAGGCatattttataagaaaaaaaaaaagtatatatacaatatatagAGGATTTCCCCCAGATGGGTCAGACTGTGGGGAGGTGACACAGTTTCCTGCCGCCTCAGAtggataaaactgaaaatagagTTGCTGCTTCATCTTTCCTTTTGTCTCCTCTACTTTACATACAAACACTGTAAATTATAACAAACCTAAAATATGCCCACTGTACCCTTTGATGAGTGacttgtttgaaatgttcccCAAGGATAACTCAGGTGAATTCCCTTTGCTTAACATGATAATTACAGCCCAGTGGTTGCATACAACAAATGTATTAAGTCATGAGTAATTTCATAAAACTGTCTAATTATAGCCTGCATCTTAACAAGATGCACTCACTGGCcgctttattaggtacacctgttGAATTTCTTGTTAACGCAGAGAGCcattcagccaatcacatggcagcaagtCAATGCATTTAGGCGTGTAGACATGGTGAAAATGACTTGCTGGAAATCAAATCGAGCATCAAAATGGAAAAGACAGGGGATTTTAGTGACTTTAAAAcatggcatggttgttggtggcAGACGctctggtctgagtatttcagaagcCGCTAATCTGCTGGGATTTTCACATGCagccatctctagggtttacagaaaCTGGTTCGGAAAGGAGAAAATCTCCAGTGAGCAGCAATtgtgaaaatgaatggatgcaGATATAAAAGATCTTGAAAAAGCATTTTCATTCCAAAACCCCCTgaagattttgttcttttagcaACTGATAACCCACAGATTCCTACAGCATCTCAATGAGCTCTTTTCATACTATtagtaaatctgttttattgtaatatatatatatatatatatatatatatatatatatatataNNNNNNNNNNNNNNNNNNNNNNNNNNNNNNNNNNNNNNNNNNNNNNNNNNNNNNNNNNNNNNNNNNNNNNNNNNNNNNNNNNNNNNNNNNNNNNNNNNNNNNNNNNNNNNNNNNNNNNNNNNNNNNNNNNNNNNNNNNNNNNNNNNNNNNNNNNNNNNNNNNNNNNNNNNNNNNNNNNNNNNNNNNNNNNNtctatctatctatctatctatctatctatctatctatctatctatctatctatctatctatctatctatctatctatctatctatctatctatccatccatccatccatccatctttggCCCATCACTCTTCACCGTCAAGTCTCTATGTGGACAGGAGCCTTGGAAGGCAGCTCCTACACCTCTGGTGTTTTATCGAGTTCAGTCTTTCTTACAGGGAGAGTGACACTCTGGACAGATACGAGGACACCCAGTGGAACCGGAGCAGTGACAGCCATCCTCCGTGGCTGCGCTTCCATCTGGGTATCTCACGCTGGGAGCTCTACCCCCATCGTGCTCCGACCATGGAGCCGTTGATTCAGCAGCTCACTGCCCACCCCATTGTCAGCGCAGGTTTGACACGCAGCTCctgacttgtgttttgtttttttctgtaaataatctACAAACCTCTGTGGAGTCGTTGGCTTTTGATATTTATTCAGCAGCTTTCCTCCTCCGCAGATTAGAGCTTGACACCATGACAGAAGTGTCATCATGTCAGACAgacaaagtcaaaatgttttgaattagTGGAGCGTCTGACTCACTGTGTGAATGCTGCTTCTGAATTCACACTgttgtcttcttctgttttgtttgataagattttttgttcagtttttacagTCTAAAGTTTGCCTAACTTGGGCTATTTTAgccaaaatgttcagcttattcaggagacaggtgctatgacttttggtttttgtaacttgtatgcttttcaaaaatatttaagtttatttacaaataattttcccacagaaatacattggGATCTCTTTAATTAATTGAAAACCAATGTCCTGTGAAACCTGctttgccatttttgtctttttatgacattttttttaaccttttagccagtattttgaaacttttagcaAGTCTCTTGTCTCTTTTAGccaacattttcagcttttaggtagcattttgttatttttagcttctagctaaccttttgatactttcagctaaccatttacttttaacttttaccaAACCATATGCACTTTTAGCTAGCTTCCAactatcattttgctactttttgcttttagctagaatGCAGtggcttttagctttaagctcaTGTTGggctccttttagtttttagttaatgttctgctccttttagcttgaaccactggatttctgcttcttcagcagtcattcagcattaATCATTGACACTTCTGTctgattacatttaaaatgagtgGATTTAGCTCAGCCTACAATCAGCTCAAAATGTCACCGTGACTCAACCAAGAAGCAGCTTCAGGAAGGACTAACTTTGTTATTTCCAGCCGAATGCGTCGTGGTAAAGGTTTGCCAGCTGGAGAGAGGAAAGTCAGAGCAAAGAGGAGggttcttgtgtttctgtgacacCTGAGGTTTGGGGCCAGACTTTGAAAAAGAGATTTACTTTGAAGTTGTGGTGTAATGAGAAGCTCTGAGAAGCGCTGAGGGGCCTTGGAGGTTCAGCTAAGTGGGTTCAGAGGAGGATGGACAGGAATACATGAGCCACTGGTGATGCGGCGAAGTTCCCACTGTCAATCAATCATGAAAGTTTTATCAGAGCTCAAGTTTTCACCGTCTTCTCTCGGTGCAGGTTTGGAGAACGTTCCAGACTGACCAAAGAGAAGCAGTAAATCTCCCGGACAGTTTCTCACCGATTTTATGTCCTTGCTGCACAGCTAACTTAAAAAGCCACTATTAGCTGCGAGCAGAACAGGAGCAGCTTCAAAACCGTGACTGTATTAATTCAGTAGGTGTGCTGTTATCGATCGAGTCTGCCTTGAAAGAactatatataatttaaaagcaTGTTGTCTGTCTACATCCCTGTAGCTTTgaccattttgttttacagtgaaATATACAAAGtgataaactaataaaagtaaaacatggtAATCAGATACATTCCTGCAATGTTTAACTTTGTAAATTCCTTCTTGTGCCTGTTAAATTTCGATTATTATGACCAcgtcatcataaaaaaaaataccaaaagctAAAGATGGAAAAAAGGTGAAGATTACACACAAATATGATATTAAAATGACActaaattaatcaaaacaaatgacatCTATAGAAAGTATCACAAATTAACATTCTGGAAAATTCATTTAGTGTATCATAATTAATGTATGATGTTACCTCATGAAAAAAAGTGACTCACTGACAGAAATTGATTCACAAACAAAGTCCTGCCAAATACAGAAGCccatgtgtgtgagagaaaaacatgaaaataacattgtgtcTACAACAAGAAGGTTGACGCACATGTTTTCCGTGTGTGCGCAGGTGTGTGTTCACGTGCACGCCCCATTAAAAGCCCGGGCGTTTGGTCACAGCAGGATGTGTGAGTGTGCCGTGCGCTTTGTTGCTATGGTAACGTTCTCCTCGCTGTGTTTCAGTGCAGAAGTCTGGGGGGACACAGCTGAAGCTGGTGATGTCATTTCCCAACTACGGACAAGCCTTGTTCAAACCGAAGAAGTAGGCTGCGAAAACACAGCACCCAACACACTGATTGTATTACAGAGTGGGAATAAAAAGTGACTTCTAGATATCGCTGAGAGCCTTCCAGGAAATACACACCTGTGAAACGTACTGTTAGGTGTTTGAAAGGATACGAGCACGATTTAATAACATTTCATGAATGCAAGTTGTGCAAAATGTGTACAAATTGGCAATTTGTCTTGTTACAGAGTATTAGAAGCAACaatgaaatgcataaaaaccTAGTATTcatcgaaggaatgcatatcacccgcaaccttttatgccagtgtttcaaaataagataaGAAATGgcaattgtagccattttggtcaaaccttgtaaaatgGTGCTTTGCTCAAGCCAATGGaatattttcaagatttcaTGAGATGCATTAGCGCTCAGAGTGTGAgttaaagatgactctcagctacaaccacaccaaaacTTAGCTCAATAAGTGTAAAACTacttgagttatagccatttttatgttcgCTATTGACTGGCtatggtggctatcttgaactggggtgactccaaaagttattcagctgtaaatATACACTGAAGAGATACTTTGATcatttgctaatgctacagacaaacccAAGCAAAACTTTTATCACCCTTTGGCTTCAGTGATGGGTGATAATGACAAACTGGTGGAAAGTTAAAGTGCAGCCTCGACGAGTCACTGCTAAAATCTTTACAGATCATCATGATATGATGGTAACCTGGCAACACCATCACATTCAGCATTAAcaagtgaaataaaatcataaaaaaaaagataaattcacACAAAATGTTCAATATTCTTCCACGATCTTGTAGCCACGTCTCTGTGAAACTGCTGGATTAGTGCACCGATATCCTCCCTTTATTATTACCTAATGATCGCACTTTTCCCGTGTGAATTAAGAAAAAACTCATTGAAACGGCTTTCTCCTTTCCTCTCTATTTTGCTGCTGCCCTACAACCATGATTTAGAGTCTTGTTTCAGGAATTACTTTGGTTGAACCAATTCAGCCGCATCCACATGGTAACAACTTACATGTTGGCATGGTTACACATCATTTTAGGTGCTAAAAAGTGGCAGAAGcatcagtaaaagaaaaaaaacaatccttctAGCAATACATTACACAaatcaaaagggaaaaaaaaacaaggctttcatagaaaaaaaagcttaggAAATCAGATCAAGATATAAAGAATGAGCAGAGCTACAGGCACCgtttaaaacagacagaagaaccATATAATTAGACTCAGATCTCTGATGTTTATACGTAGATTAGTCACATGTTTACGATGAGCTCTCTGCGATCAATCCAACTAATGACATAGATTTGACCGTATCGGGATGACGAATGCCTCAGTGAAATTGACTTTTCCCTGACAGGCaggagagagatgaagagacCAACTACAACCTCTACTACTTCTCTGACTACGAGAGACATAACGCAGAAATTGCAGCTTTCCACCTGGACAGGTAAATATAGCTAGAAGAATTCAAAACACTTCCCCGACGGGCAACCTAAGTGAAATAATGGATGCCACAGGGATGGGAAGTTATGTAACGCCGCTTTatatttttcccccctctctttcccttcccttcttttttttttttacctcaacaCTTGCTGTCTTCATCTCCTAtcatccccctccctcccccggCAGGATTTTGGGTTACAGGAGGATCCCTCCTGTGGCCGGCAGACTAGTGGATGTGGTGAAGGAGATCAAAGATGTCACGACTGACCGCAAGTTGGCCAAAACCTTCTTTAATTCCCCAGGTACCCTCTACTAAATTATTCACGCACTGAATGCTTTTGAAACCCTGATTACAAATACGTGAAGAATCGTTGTCTCTTCAGACACCCTTGTCCTATTTAATGCCCTTCCTGCTTTGACATTGTCTCCTTTTCATCACCTCCTGTGTGCACCTCTTCCTCCCTCTAGTGGGCAACGTGTGCTTCTATGGGCAGTGCTCCTATTACTGCTCCACGGAGCATGCCATTTGTGGCCAGCCCCGGGACCTGGAGGCCTCCTTGGCTGTCATGCTGCCGGATCTGTCTCTGGCCACCCGTAGGACCTGGAGGTCCCCGTGGAGACGCTCATACAGTCGGAGCAAGCGGGCAAAGTTAGTGGACACTGGAGAGCCCGAGTGCTGGGTTATGATTTATGATTCAGAATATCAAATCTGAAAGCCTCCTAAGGCCTAAAACAGacacaattttagtttttttaagtgatttttatGGTTAACGCTGCCTTTATTTTAGCATCAATGAATCACTAGTTTGATCTGAAGACATTTGTTGCTACAAatcatgatttttttgtgtgttttagatggGAGACAGATCCTAATTACTGCACAACTGTGAAAAAGACCCCACCATACGACAAAGGCACGAGGCTGGTGGACTTCATGGACATGGTCATATTGGACTTCTTGATGAGTATGTTTGTTCTGTGCACATTCTATTAAAGGGCAGAGTTTGCATTTATAGGTGGCTTTCCTGTCACACATTGCTTTCGCAAATCAAAGGCCatcaagagtttaaaaaaaaggtttttatatcTTACTGGTAACAGAACTTTTTATAGTAAATGTGTTGACAGAGAAATAATGAAAAGTAATTTTATCGTGTgtgtgccattttttttaaaaaacctctgATATTTTTTCTACTTAGtgacattttctcattttgtttgaaGAATTTAAGGCCTTTTCTTCATCAGGAAAAACATgggtcaagtcaagtcaagtcagttttatttgtcaatttCTTTACGTGTGCAGACATGCAAAGGAATCGAAATTACGTTTTCACCATCCCGCGGTGatacagaaaagacatttactgACACTACATACA of the Kryptolebias marmoratus isolate JLee-2015 linkage group LG3, ASM164957v2, whole genome shotgun sequence genome contains:
- the LOC108232337 gene encoding extracellular serine/threonine protein kinase FAM20C; this translates as MLQKKGVCFWMSWRMRRRSRTICLSLAFVTIFLHLLLALVFFSIHHLPCDAPLPPRTHVLRDLAQCNTSMRVRGNSEPPTDSIQRHTPYEESKKEPNGNALPGKIFPLKGSKSTQTMQKGAGQYGNESGDSDLLKLKALFDHPLYNVPGPVVPEDDWLLKVKPKAKASERSSQMWESDTLDRYEDTQWNRSSDSHPPWLRFHLGISRWELYPHRAPTMEPLIQQLTAHPIVSAVQKSGGTQLKLVMSFPNYGQALFKPKKQERDEETNYNLYYFSDYERHNAEIAAFHLDRILGYRRIPPVAGRLVDVVKEIKDVTTDRKLAKTFFNSPVGNVCFYGQCSYYCSTEHAICGQPRDLEASLAVMLPDLSLATRRTWRSPWRRSYSRSKRAKWETDPNYCTTVKKTPPYDKGTRLVDFMDMVILDFLMSNMDRHHYETFEKFGNNTFLLHLDNGRAFGRHSKDEPSILAPLEQCCRIRHSTWQRLRLLSLPQYCISDVMRASLSQDPLHKVAPLLSEPHLAALSRRLKTVLEIVTRCQERQKKDGRAEDVIYDDLAYLKQSAEQ